TCGGCATGATgctcctgctctgccactgggaCGGCTGCCTGCAGTTCTTGGTGCCTATGCTGCAGGACTTCCCCGATGACTGCTGGGTGTCCATCAACAACATGGTGGTGAGcgcccagcctggccctccctCTGGGCACGGCGGTGGGGGTATGAGGCACATGTGGGCAGAGCAGGTCCACAACTTGGAACTCCTGAGTCCCAGCATGTAGGACCCCGAGGTGCCAGTGAGGTGCGCAAGGGCACGTGGTTCTAGCCGGTACAGGCCTGTCATGGAGCTCGTGGCTGtgtgctgctccctctgccttcctacAGCCTCCACTGCAGTTGGGAGCCTCGATATTTGGCCCCGATTTCACCCAGGGAGACTCAGACCTGGACTTCCTCCGATTATATCAGTTGTGGCAACGCCGGGCTGctggctcctgcctcccacctctgctcctcAGAGGCAGACCAGCCCTTAAAGCTGAGCCTGAGAAAAGAGGAACCTGTGAGGGGCACTGTTTGCAGCTTGCATAGActcccagatcacacagctagccaCTTTCTGctccagcagcagagccaggctgtCCCCCTACCTGCCCTTTCCACCGCCCAGCCCTcgccccacatacacacacatcctggTCTCAGGTGAGGTCCTGAGCCTGGAGGGCATGGAGCCTGACCCCCTCCCTCCCTAGCCTTCCAACCCTGTGGGTGGGTAGGAGAAGTTGGAATTGGGGCCGTGGAAGCCGCAGGGCAGagccccccagcctccctctggaCAGGGTGGGCACCAAGTGGGGCCGGGGACCCGTTGGACCTGTGAGCCTTTCTCTGGGTCCGGCAaatccctgcctctctccttttccctctcagTCAGGTTGGTTTGGTCTGAAGGCAaatccccagggccccagggggGGAAAACCACTttgaaagaggtgaaagagacCCCGAGGCATCTTTCAGCATCAAACAGGGCTTTACAAAACAGCCTTTTGATGAGCTGCGTGTAAATGAATCTGCCATATGGATTGCATTTCCCGGTCCCCAGGGGCTCAGCAGGAAGGCCCGAAGCCCTGACTGGAGGCAGCTGGGGGGCCACCCCTGTTCCACAGGCAAGGAGCCTGGCCCCTTCCACCCCTGGAGATCGGCTCTGTGGACCTCCCAGCCTGGTCTAGACTGGGAGCCTCCAGCCGAGCTCAGCTCTGTCCGGAAGGTCTGAGTGACCTTGAACATGGCACCCAGCTCGTGTGCTTTCCTCCAGGTGCTTGGAACAACCTAGAAGTGTGGAAATACTTGGGGCTCTGGGCAGGGGTGCTGTGGGCCTTATGCTAGGGTGGGTTTCTGCATTGTCACCAACACATCTACCACGTGAGCAGAGAGGCACTGGGGTTCATCTGGTGGCCCCCTCATTTGGGACAGTTACCTCTGTGTGAGGGTGACAGGCCCACACATGCACTAAATTCAGGAGATGGCCCTTCTGAGCCCAGTGTTCCCACACTGAGGCTTCCTTGCGACACCGACTGGCTTTGGAGACAAAAATAGCCAGGAGCCTcgctccctttctccctcctcctgccccagccttgtGTGTTCCAGACAGCCCACCTTCTGGGGGAGGGTACTAGTGGCCGCTTCCCTGGATGGATGCCGGCGGGGTTCGCACGGCAGAACTTCAGCTCAGCAGCACTTTAACTTTTGCTCGCCCAGAATGAGGACAGTGTTTTTGGCTCAGTCTGCTAGAGTTTGTCCCCCCAGGGGAAGCATATCTGGTTTTGTAATTGAGGTCAGTGGGGAAATGGGCTTTGCTCCGCAGTAATTTGGAGGGGGCTGGAGTTATTTCAGCAGGGTGGCTTCCCTCATCACCAAGCGTTGTCAGTgtggcctccctgcccctcactgaGGTTTTGGGCCAGCAGCAAGGTTGGGAGCCCCGGACTCGGCCACTGGGAAAGAGTTAGGTTAAGGGGTGAGAGGTGGCAGGGACTTTTCTAGGCCTGCCCTCTCACAAGTCTGAGCCCACTCACCCCCCATCCCCTAATCTGTCTGTCCACAGAACAACTCCTGGGGAAAGCAGTACTCCTACGCCCTCTTCAAGGCCATGAGCCACATGCTGTGCATCGGGTATGGACGGCAGGCACCCGTGGGGATGTCGGACGTCTGGCTCACCATGCTCAGCATGATCGTGGGCGCCACCTGTTACGCCATGTTCATTGGCCATGCCACCGCCCTCATCCAGTCCCTGGACTCCTCCCGGCGCCAGTACCAGGAAAAGGTAGGGCAGAGAGCCATGGTCCACCCGGGCTCTCTCAGGAGAACTTGCCCATTGGTCCTTTCCACAGGCTCCCTCGTGTCCAGCCCTGTGATTGGGACCCCCTGtgtgggagacagaggaggaagagggggaccCCTCCTAGATGAGAACTACTTCAACTCCCTGGCCTTAAACTTGTAGATGTCTTTTTATCTGGACCCACCTTTCCTCCTGCTGTGGTAATTGAGGGCCTGTCTCTGCTGACTGAGGACCCCTCTCCCTCTTGCTGCCCCTGTGTCCAGaatctcctccagcctctctctctctggacctTCCCATCAGCACTGAAACTTGCTCATCTCTCCCTTGTTAAAAACAGCAGCCTTCCCTCCACCATCATCCGGCTTTGGCTgctgtctgtctcttttttcatggACAAATTCgtaaaacaaaccaaccaaaaaccCACATTGTTTATGGCTACTGCATCCACTTTCTTATCTCAGCCCACTAAACCGAAGTTCACCAGCGCCTTCTGTGTTGCTAAAGCCAGTGGGTGCTGTTGGGTCCTCATCTCGCTCGGCTCCCTGCGGCAGTTGGCAGTTATACTCCCTTCTTGGCTTTGCTCTTGGTTTCCACGACCGCGCTCTCTgagttttcctccttcctctctggccagTCCTTCTTGCTCTCCTCGGCTGGCTTGTCTTGTCAGTCATCACACGTGGGGCCCTGGTGGCTTGGGCCGGGCTCTCTGCTGttctctctcctgtcttcctAGTGCTACAGCTTTgctacccccagccccaggctctgtGTCTGCCTCTATGCAGTGGGGCCCAAATGATATAATCAGCCCCCACCTTCTCCTTGGCTCCAGACTGTCCATTTGGTGCCTCCTGGACACCTCAACCTCCTCATGTCCAAAATGAGAACAGTCTCCCCACCCGCTTCACTCCAAACCTCCGCTCTTTCCCGTTTCGTTAGTGGATACAGTGGCACAGATGCCCAGGCCCAAAACCGGAAGCCACTCTTGAGGTCCATCTGTCATTAATGCCTACCTCAGCACGTCATCTCCCTTCCCTTCATCCCAGCCGGCCTCTGCCTGGGCCGCTGCAGCTGGAAGAACGTCAGCAAATGTCATCCCCCAGCCCTCCGTCGCTCTTTGGCACCCTCTGCAGCCGTACCGTGTCCCCACCTCTTTGGAGCACTAATATGTGAGAACAGGCTCCCCTATTCTGCTTGTTCCTGGGGTTTAGGGACTTCTCTTAAATCCCAGTGTGGGAAGAACCTCACATTCTCACTCTCCACCCACAATCCAGGGACAGCTGTAGTAAGCCCCGCCTTCACTCCCAGGGTAGGTGGGAGCCTTGCTCATTGGGTTGAGCCCTGGGCACTTAGGTTCACAAATCTCTTGTCCCCAAACCTCTGTTTAAGGTCCCTGCTCTACTGGGCTCCTCCCCTGGGCTGGAGTGGCTCTTCAACAAAATGACTCAGCCTCGGCTGGGCCACGTTTGGATAGAGGCCATATGATGGGTCAGGCAGCCCGGCTTCAGCCTCCAATCCCTCTACCCCATTGCAGCCCGTTCTGCTGCCTATGCCAATTTGTTACCACGGGTAGGAGACGGCTCCTTCCAGAGTCAGTCAGGCCTCTCTGGCTCACAGTGTAACACAGAAAAGTCCAACATTCAGGGGAAACTGGATCGACCTCCTAGTCAGTTGGTCTCCTATATCTGGGATTAGACAGTTCCTATTGTCCCACAGCCATCTCCATAGCACTGAACGCGGTGAGACCAGACACTCTGATGGAGCCCCAAGCAGCTGGGAGTCAGGGCCATTTTCTGGGGCACAGCGTGACCACACCCACACTGAGGACCTCTGTCTTGAGGAGTTAAGGTTGGCCAAGACGGCCCACAGGGTCATGCAGCCCTGGTCACCAGCAGGGCTGAGGCCGGGCAGTGCCAGCTGGGGCCGTGGGGCCGGCTGGCAGGGGGTGAcgccctctcctcctttcctggaACTCAGTACAAGCAGGTGGAGCAGTACATGTCCTTCCATAAGCTTCCGCCCGACACCCGGCAGCGCATCCACGACTACTACGAGCACCGCTACCAGGGCAAGATGTTTGACGAGGAGAGCATCCTGGGCGAGCTGAGTGAGCCGCTGCGGGAGGTGAGCTTGCCCACAGCCAGGCCGGGCAAGGGAGCAGGCCTTCCTCTCGGGTggctcccctcacctccttctccccctctttcCCAATCCACCCCATCTGGGGAGCAGGAGATCATTAACTTTAACTGCCGGAAGCTGGTGGCCTCCATGCCGCTGTTTGCCAACGCGGACCCCAACTTTGTGACATCCATGCTGACCAAGCTGCGCTTTGAGGTCTTCCAGCCAGGGGACTACATCATCCGCGAAGGCACCATCGGCAAGAAGATGTACTTCATTCAGCACGGCGTGGTCAGTGTGCTCACCAAAGGCAACAAGGAGACCAAACTGGCGGATGGCTCTTATTTCGGAGGTGAGGCAGCCAAGGGGCTCTGGGGGGACAGGGGAATGGGCTGGAGAGACACCAAGGATGGTAGGCATGGCAGGCCCTTCGTGGCTACTGCCCAGAGGTGGGTGTCTGTGAGACCAGTATAGGAGTATGGTTCCAGAGATGGGAAAGACCATCCAGCACCCATTtggtgggggaggtgggcatGGCATCCAATGTGGTCACAGCTAGGGGGTAGGAACCTTGTGAACCTGTCAAGCTTCTGGACCAGGCTTTGGGGACCTAGGTCAGAGTGAGGCAGGAAGCCCTGTGGAGTCTGACAGAAGCCTACCCTGACTCCTGCTGTCCTGGCAGAGATCTGCCTGCTGACGCGGGGTCGGCGCACAGCCAGCGTGAGAGCCGACACCTACTGCCGCCTCTACTCGCTGAGCGTGGACAACTTCAACGAGGTGCTGGAGGAGTACCCCATGATGCGGCGGGCCTTCGAGACTGTGGCGCTGGACCGCCTGGACCGCATTGGTGAGGGAGCTGGGTGGGAGGGTAGGAGGGAGTGTTCCCTGCCCCACGAGCTGGGGCGGGCTCCCCCTCTCCGCCCCTTCTGGCCTGAGTTCCTGCTCTTGTTCTGTGGCCCAGGCAAGAAGAACTCCATCCTCCTCCACAAAGTCCAGCATGACCTCAACTCAGGCGTCTTCAACTACCAGGAAAATGAGATCATCCAGCAGATTGTGCAGCATGACCGCGAGATGGCCCACTGTGCACACCGTGTCCAGGCTGCCGCCTCTGCCACGCCGACCCCCACACCCGTCATCTGGACCCCGCTGATCCAGGCACCACTGCAGGCTGCCGCTGCCACTACCTCCGTGGCCATAGCCCTCACCCACCACCCACGCCTGCCCGCCGCCATCTTCcgccctcccccaggccccgggCTGGGCAGCTTCGGGGCCGGGCAGACACCAAGGCACCTGAAGCGGCTGCAGTCCCTTATCCCTTCTGCCCTGGGCTCCGCCTCACCTGCCAGCAGCCCGTCCCAGGTGGACacaccatcttcctcctccttccacatCCAACAGCTGGCTGGATTCTCTGCACCTGCCGGACTgagccctctcctgccctcctccagctcttccccaccccctgggGTCTgtggcccctccccagctcccacacCATCTGCTGCAGCTGCCACCACCACTGCCGGGTTTGGCCACTTCCACAAGGCGCTGGGTGGCTCCCTGTCCTCGTCCGACTCTCCCCTGCTCACCCCACTGCAGCCTGGTGCCCGCTCCCCACAAGCTAACCAGCCGCCACCCCCTCTGCCGGGGGCCAGGGGAGGCCTGGGACTCCTGGAGCACTTCCTGCCGCCCCCACCCTCATCCAGGTCCCCGTCAtccagcccagggcagctgggccAGCCTCCGGGGGAGTTGTCCCCAGGTCTGGCCGCTGGCCCACCAAGTACGCCAGAGACACCCCCACGGCAGCCTGAGCGGCAGCCCTTCCTGGCAGGGGCCTCTGGGGGGGCTTCTCCTATAGCCTTTACCCCCCGAGGAGGTCTCAGCCCCACTGGCCACAGCCCTGGCCCCCCAAGAACTTTCCCAAGTGCCCAACCCCGGGCCTCTGGCTCCCACGGTTCCCTGCTCCTGCCACCTGCATCcagtcccccacccccccaggtcCCCCAGCGCCGGGGTAcaccacccctcaccccaggccGCCTCACCCAGGACCTCAAGCTCATCTCAGCCTCTCAGCCGGCCCTACCCCAGGATGGGGCGCAGACTCTCCGCAGAGCCTCCCCACACTCCTCTGGGGAGTCCATGGCTGCCTTCACGCTCTTCCCCAGAGCTGGGGGCGGCAGTGGGGGCAGCGGGGGCCTCGGTCCCCCTGGGAGACCCTATGGTGCTGTCTCTGGCCAGCACGTCACTCTGCCTCGGAAGACATCCTCAGGTTCTTTGCCaccccctctttctttctttggggcAAGAGCCGCCTCTTCTGGGGGGCCCCCTCTGACTGCTGCCCCCCAGAGGGAACCTGGGGCCAGGTCTGAGCCAGTGCGCTCCAAACTGCCATCCAATCTCTGAGCTGggacccctcctccctctcctcgctttttttctcccttcaggtTTAACTGTGATTAGGAGATAATaccaataacaataataattatcatttaaaaaaaaactcacaccagaaaaacaaaagacagcagaaaataaCCAGGTATTCTTAGAGCTATAGATTTTTGGTCACTTGCTTTTATAGACTATTTTAATACTCAGCACtagtgggagggtggggggaggggagcaggcagggcccaAACACAAAAGCCAGAGGAAGGCAGGTGGGGTCTCTGGGgcttggcaggggtgggggtgaccCATGTTTGGGGTTCCTAGAGCAGATCTGTCATTGTATTCGTTTAAGGGCAACAGCCATTGCCAGCCCCTTAGCTGTGAACTTGGAGCCCCATTCTGCTGGGGGTCATCTTGTTGCCCCAGAAAGGGGCTGCCCTTGGGTGTGTTCCTGGGGAGCCTCAGTTGCCTGAGTCCTTGGGACAAAACAGGGCCAGGGCCCTGAGAGTCTTGCGTTTTTTCTACTGCAAACTTAGCAAgatatgtatatgaatatgtatatgagtatgtatgtatatgtatgtaagaTGCGTCTATGTATAGCTATGTAGCGCTCTGCAGAGCCATGTAGATAGCCactcacatgtgtgcacatgtgtgtgcaacCTAGTTTAACCCCATGTCGCCAGGACACCCAGGTCACTTGACATCCAGCAGCCAACCTTGGCCCTGCCACTGGGTCTTGGGGAgtcttctctccaggcctcagggaAGAGTCCCCCAGGGTTCTCAGCAGGCCCCCTCTCTCCCCATGTCTGGTCTCCGATCCAGACCCAGACTGACCTCTCACCTCGTGGAAGCAGAAGACTCGGCTGTGCCTCTCCTTTCCTGTAGGGCCTCAAGCACATCCTGTCGCCTCTGTGGCCCTcggttttcccatctgtacagTGGGAGGTGAGAGAACTTCTTTACTGAGTCTGCTCTGTGCCAACCACTGGTTTAGCGCTGTGCACTCATTAACTCCTTCCATGTACAAAGACCACGAGGCAGGTCTTTTgattctccccatttcacagatgaggagactgagtttGGGTAATTTTTCCAGAATCATGTAACTaggagtggcagagctgggactgatCGGAGATTTGCATCCAAGCCTGCCCGGGGAAGAGCCCGTGCGCCTTCCCTGAGAGCACTGTGCAGAGGGGCTGAGTTAGGTGGCCTCCAGACATGGTGCAGAGGGAAGGGAATCAgacctggtttgaatcccagccctgccactccttagctgtgtgctcttgggcaaGATATCTGACCTTTTCTGTTACCTCATTTGTGCAATGAGAATAATTATGGTCCCGCCTCACCAGGACCTATGAGGCCCAGATGAGAAAAGTCCTATATGTGAAACgcccagcccagcacctggcatgtaccatagtaggtactcagtaaatcatgtttttctgccccctcctcatgctccctccccagcctgttGCTCCAGTGAGCTATGGTGGGAAGGCCCCCGGCACGTTGCTGAGGGCTCCAGGACTTACATCTCAGGATGCAGGAGGGGGCTGGGTCTCCTGAGGAGCCTAAAGAAGGTGTGTGGCCACTGGTGGGCTTGAGCCAGGCCTTGAGATGTGGGAGGAGTTagagggaatggggagaggggaggaagggaaggaagaaggaaggacaagtaaaggaaagagaggaaggagggagcaggaggtgggCTGGGGTGCACGGTGGGGGTGTGACTGAGGTAGATGTGGGGCTGTGGAGTcaggggctttgggaggagaTCCAGAGGCCGGAGGGTCAGAGGGAGGTCCCTGGAGGACAGATAAGGGGATTGGCCTTGATTCTTGAAGGCAAGTAGGAGGCAGAAGCAGGTCCAGAGTGAGGGCCAATGTGAAGGCAGCTCAGATGCCTCCTGAGGCACGATCCTCCCCAGCAAGACCCTGCCAGAGCCAGGGTCAAAGGTCTGCTCCCTGCCTATATGGCAGGAGCAAGTCTGGCTGCCAAGTCCTGAATAATGAGGAAGGCTGGTTCCACCTTGTCCTTCCAGAAGCCTCCTCCATGCTCCAAGCCGGAAGGTTGGCAAGATCAGGTTTTGTCCTGAGCTGTCCTGGGATGTGAGACAGGCCAGTTTCTCCATAGATGGGCCACAGGGACTGCGAGGCAATAATCCGGGAGAGAAGGGGGTGAAGGATCCTGGGGTCTTAGGTAGAGGCTAGGAGCCGCC
This genomic stretch from Equus quagga isolate Etosha38 unplaced genomic scaffold, UCLA_HA_Equagga_1.0 153_RagTag, whole genome shotgun sequence harbors:
- the LOC124233118 gene encoding potassium/sodium hyperpolarization-activated cyclic nucleotide-gated channel 4, whose translation is MDKLPPSMRKRLYSLPQQVGAKAWIMDEEEDAEEEGAGGRQDPSRRSIRLRPLPSPSPSAAAGGTEPRGAALGAADGEGPARGAGKSSTNGDCRRFRGSLASLGSRGGGGGGAGGGSSHGHLHDSAEERRLIAEGDASPGEDRTPPGLAAEPERPGASAQPSASPPPPQQPPAPASTSCEQPSVDTAIKVEGGAAAGDQILPEAEVRLGQSGFMQRQFGAMLQPGVNKFSLRMFGSQKAVEREQERVKSAGFWIIHPYSDFRFYWDLTMLLLMVGNLIIIPVGITFFKDENTTPWIVFNVVSDTFFLIDLVLNFRTGIVVEDNTEIILDPQRIKMKYLKSWFVVDFISSIPVDYIFLIVETRIDSEVYKTARALRIVRFTKILSLLRLLRLSRLIRYIHQWEEIFHMTYDLASAVVRIVNLIGMMLLLCHWDGCLQFLVPMLQDFPDDCWVSINNMVNNSWGKQYSYALFKAMSHMLCIGYGRQAPVGMSDVWLTMLSMIVGATCYAMFIGHATALIQSLDSSRRQYQEKYKQVEQYMSFHKLPPDTRQRIHDYYEHRYQGKMFDEESILGELSEPLREEIINFNCRKLVASMPLFANADPNFVTSMLTKLRFEVFQPGDYIIREGTIGKKMYFIQHGVVSVLTKGNKETKLADGSYFGEICLLTRGRRTASVRADTYCRLYSLSVDNFNEVLEEYPMMRRAFETVALDRLDRIGKKNSILLHKVQHDLNSGVFNYQENEIIQQIVQHDREMAHCAHRVQAAASATPTPTPVIWTPLIQAPLQAAAATTSVAIALTHHPRLPAAIFRPPPGPGLGSFGAGQTPRHLKRLQSLIPSALGSASPASSPSQVDTPSSSSFHIQQLAGFSAPAGLSPLLPSSSSSPPPGVCGPSPAPTPSAAAATTTAGFGHFHKALGGSLSSSDSPLLTPLQPGARSPQANQPPPPLPGARGGLGLLEHFLPPPPSSRSPSSSPGQLGQPPGELSPGLAAGPPSTPETPPRQPERQPFLAGASGGASPIAFTPRGGLSPTGHSPGPPRTFPSAQPRASGSHGSLLLPPASSPPPPQVPQRRGTPPLTPGRLTQDLKLISASQPALPQDGAQTLRRASPHSSGESMAAFTLFPRAGGGSGGSGGLGPPGRPYGAVSGQHVTLPRKTSSGSLPPPLSFFGARAASSGGPPLTAAPQREPGARSEPVRSKLPSNL